The sequence below is a genomic window from Sardina pilchardus chromosome 9, fSarPil1.1, whole genome shotgun sequence.
cgcaaataaagtgataatttctttacccgccccaacccgacccgcgggttacccgcggggtccgcgggttacggtccgacccgcgcatcactactgcagacaatatttctttctttcactgtaccatatgttcagttacagtgacaagtagTGTCACTGTTGTATTCAAACATATGTCTCTGGTTTTGGCTTTGAGAAGTGCTTCCAGACATTGTCATGCTTTTATATAAAGCAATAAAAACTATTTAACACTTGAACAGTGCCATAAGTCACGTAATGAAAGTGCTGTCCAGTTGTTCTGCCCAAGCTGTCATGAGTCATCTGGGTTCATGTCACCTGATTGGGTGCAtcactgtgtgtgatgtgactaTTACAAATGGAGACTTCTTCCCTTATCAGCTATCATACAAAACAAACTGGTATATAGGAGGTAAAATACTAaatgagtaggcctatactaataACTCATTTAGTTTACAATTAAGAAGATTTAAATGGCGAACTACAGCCTGTTATAGAGGGGGTATGAAATAAAGATAAGATCACATGACTGAGCTATGATCTTTTAATGTTCTACCAGAGAAAACCAATGACGTGTGTGTCCGAAGGAAGTTGTGAGCTGTTTGAAaggttgttttctttcttttgtacATGTAAAACATTAGGGTaagtgctgtactgtatatctttgACTGCATGGTTTAATTTGTTTCAGAGTATATGAATGTGTCTATCAGAAGCTCTGAAGAGAAACTAAAGTGGGACATGACTTTGTCAGATAATTGCAGTTGCTCAGTAATATCATATTGTATCACTGCTGCATTGAGTTATGTTCTTTGTTCTTGTGATAGTTCGATACTTTAAAGAAATGTTTTGTTCCCCTCGCTCTCAATTAATTAATTGTTGGATTGATTATTATGAAAACTCTTAATTTTCATTGATGATATTGGATATCATAATAATGAGGTGTTTAAATAATTAGGTGACGGCAGACATTATTTCTtaaatgtcagagtaatgacattcaaaaggGTACCTTAATAATACAATGTTAAATATTCcgtaaccactagatggcagcatgaAAAAAAAGCTCCGCTTTGCGTCGGGCCGTTTTACCATCTAGAATGTGCACTAACTTTGTATACGTGTGTGAATACGGCGTGctgtccattatcccttacttgatAAGAACAGCAGCCTCGACCTCCTATCCTGCTGACACTGCAGtacttcagtgtacatgtagcTTACTGTATGATAGGACTTGTCAGTTTATTGTACTGATGTTTCATGTAGATGTCATTCCATTTCCAGACGATGCTGCACATGTGGATGTCTTTGTGTCTGATCCCTTTGACTGCAGTTGCAACAAGTGAGTATTTAATCATACTGAAGCTCTGATCCCTTTTGTATTGCATGTCTTACTCCAGAGCAATTGCCACTGATTCATCACGTCCATCTtttctgtcttgtgtttgtgtctcgtGTAGCTGCTGGGACTCCAGATCCTGAGCTGTTCTCTGTAACTGGTTCTGAAGGTCCAGTCTCAGCTCCAGCAGGATCTTCTGTCACTCTGCCCTGTGGACTCTCCCCTTCCTCTAGTGCAGTACCCATGCTGGTGCGCTGGAACCGGCCCAATGTGTTCAGTACCCCGGTTCTGCTGTATGAGAACCATCAGGTCCAGGAGGAACCTGCAGACCCTCGGTACCGGGGCCGGGTGTCTCTGGTGGGGGATCTGCAGAAGGGGAACGTGTCCCTCAGGCTGGAGAAGCTCACTCTGGAGGACAGGGGGGAGTACGTGTGCCATGTGGGGAGTGATGTGTGGTTTGATGAGATCAGTATCAGGCTCATAGTAACAGGTGAGACATGCAAACACCGTACAtagtcatatactgtagcaccacTATAGGCAGAACACACAGCTATTGTTTTCCACAGGTTAAATGATCATATCTCTCAACTTCTCtgtatcactcacacactctcacacacacacacacacacacagtcctaggCAGTGTTCTTGTCATCTCATCGActgaaggaggaggacaggTGAATGTTACCTGTGAGTCGGATGGTTGGTCTCCAGAGCCGACCGTCacctggagagatagagaaggaacaGAGATCCATCAGAACTACAGCAACATCCACTTCCTCAAAGGTAAACACCGTCTGGGTGTCTGCAAAAGAGAGTCACTAATGGGATTTTGGTGTGTTTGTCTACAAATGGGATTTTGATATCATGTGATATCaagtgtgttgcactgtattATGTCTTTATAGAATGTGACATGAAGTGTATTGCATTGTGTATACAGTGATATGAAGTGTGTTgcattgtgtatactgtacagtgatatgaagtgtgttggtgtgttagttcAGTGGTTCTCAAGTGTGGGGTGGGCTCCACtagtggggaatagagacatgacaggtgGGGCGTGATGAACAggaggaaatattttttttgtgcccATCTTTAATAATGCCTCTCTTGTTTGACAAGGAAGATCAGATTTGAAACAAAATAGCCACACAAACATAGGAGTCATAAACAGACCAACATATGAACTGAAGTAACTTCTGATCCAGCAGAAATGCGGGAAATGTAAGGTGGAAccaaaatacagaaaaaaatactttaaccatTTTTCCAGGTTGATCAGGGGGTCAGATGGAGAATTCCATATCTCCAAAGTGGGGAATGttagaaaaagtttgagaactaCTGGCttacttgtgtctgtgtgtgtgtgtgctggttccTGCTGCAGATGAGGAGGGTCTGGTGTTTATATAAtgccatactgtgtgtgtgtatgtgtgtgtgtgtgtgtgtgtgtgtgtgtgtgtgtgtagatgagtcAGGTCTGGTAGCAGTGAGCTCCTGGCTGCTCTACAGTCCCTCTGAGGCCGAGTGGATCTCCTGttctgtgggtctgtctgatcaggagaggagagagagcagggtggcACTacgcaccacaaacacacacacaccaacacacacaaccggTCAGTTCTGATACACTTCTTTAGACATGACAAGAAATATTATCTGCTGATAGTTTGTATGGATGGAGGtttaattaatttagattaTTTTCTGCACAGGAGCCTGGAAGGACTCACTCATTGGTGTGTTATTTGTCATATTACTTGGTGTGGTCATATGGTTTGCTGTGCTACATAGAAAAGGTGAGGAAACGATAGTAAGCTCCTTCTTTGATAACGTGAACTATAATGTGGAAGCTGGTAATCCAGGCTTTAATGAGTTAATGTCCCCCTTTCCCCTCATCTTCCTGACAGATGTTGTCAGACGTTTCTCACCTCAGAGGAAACCAACAGGTAACACAATGCCTTTCAGTGTGTAAGGTGACAGCAGGGAATGGCTTAACAACTCATTTGTTACAATTATTGCTGTGATATTGTAATCTGTTGCTATGGAAAATATAGGTTTTACTGATGAAATTGTTACTGATTAATTGAATCCAGGTAATGTTAAGCTGGATCACACTGATGTTTGTTAAAAGAATGTATCTTTACAGACGTGAAATTTACAAGTTCTGAAAATCATTCCTTTCTCCCAGAATGCAATGGGCACAGAGCAGAATCAGGTCCTTATAGAAAACAGGAACAGGCAGAAGCATCTGCTGCAGCAAGTAAGTATGAGATTTGTTTGGCTTGAATTAGACATGTTTTGCTACGAGACTATATCGCTAATGCAAATTACTTATCTGTCAGAATATGTCACCATGGCACCAACAACTACAGTTTAGATGAAACTCTCTTCAATTCTGACATGACAGTTATGCACCAATAAACACTTATTCCTTCTCTCTTACAGATGAACTGACACCCCTCAATGGCAAGTTCATTCAGGACTGTTCTCCCATTtggtttatggttatggtaaccATGACATGACATAATATGCTTTTTCCACACCAGTGTGTTGCATTCACAgtcaattttaaaaaaagagagacctaAGTTAGCATAACTCGTTGTTGAGGCAGATTTTTGGGGGCTTTAGCTTATTCACCCTATTCCCTAGGGTCAGATAAGTTGATACATGCCCTTCTCATCTCCATGCGTAGTTACTCAAGCCACTTTCCCACATGACTTCTAGAAGTCACCCGGACATACTTAaccgggtagaggcacgacacggacggtTCCCACATGAGCCTTaagtccgagtgagatacgggtaattgtgttcacactataCCCAAGTAGGTGCCAcaaggggtggggcaatgtcagcacttgcagggggtgggagatgacgctaaataaatgtgttgttgtgctgtgttgccttgaTGATGCAAACTTTACATCAGATCCgaaacatgatgaaaacaacagaacaagtagttagctcgctagttagCGGGAGCTAgcaaaaaatagctaacgccaggaccacacagACATCCAACCAGcatccctgaaaatttcatcgaaatccctccattactttttgagttatcttgctaacagacaaacagacagacaaacaaaccccgatgaaaacataacctctttggcggaggtaataacagCGATGCTAACTATTAGCTCTTAATCGCTAACCAATCACTAACCAATGTAATAACTACAGTGTacagtaataaacagctagttgcaagctaattgacaacacttcaagctattcacgtagcAGGTGCGAAAGCCAATTTGAGAGGCCATCGATAGCATACTATATTCATCAAATGACCAAAGCCATCAAACTATTCAATTCCTTTAGGCTATTCATGTTGCTTTAGGCTTTTCATGTTCATGTGACATGtgatcctgcctgtcccgccaCTAACACAACGTGAACTGTGCCGGCCGCGTTCCCACCTAAGGGCACCCGGGTGACAtgtagaagtagtactagggggctagtagcgtgagttccgggtaaggaAATActcgagttttgcgttcccacatacagccacctgTTTGATTTCCATTTGAAATCTGGATGTCTAGCTCATATGGGAAAGGGACTTCAGTCTGACGCTCCCACtgctagcctagcttagcacagGTGCCTCGAATTGGCCAGCTTCAAATAGCCTACGCCTCCCAGTGGTGACAAAAGAACTCCAACATTTTCCTATTTACATGATGTGATTTGTACAGTCAAGACAAGTCAACTTTACTTACAGGTATATAGCATATTTCATATaaagaggtcattcaatgtgctttacataaaaacATGAGCTGCGTTAGCATCCGGTGGAATGTACAGTACGCAGTGGTGATCAGGACGACGGTAAACTCTCTtggtagatacagtatatgggacGGCATTTGATAGCCACGTACTCCAGGAGCAGAGATGGTCTAAAGTACACTTATGCCTCCTGTactttaaggaagaacatttatttgtttacaatacgttattcattcacaaataaaGTTGGTGTCCTTACAGATTGGATTTTCCTTCATTTTTAAAGCATTAAACAATGACTTATTTGATTAATCATCATTAGATTATTTcttatttatctttttattcAACTTCAGCATGAATTCATACACTCATGAGGCCAACTGTATATTTGTATTGAAACATATCTTCCTAGATGCTACTGAACAACAATGGGGAACTACAGACAGCAGCACATGCACAGCAGCAGTAATCAGCATATCAGGTCAATATTCTATATGCAATACAGAATAAAAACATGAAATTGGTGTGTTATTATATTCAGCTCATCTAGAAACAAGAGGACACTGGACTAGAGatgtactatttttttttttttttttttcagatttggaACAGGCAAAAAAATATCAAGGTAATATAGTAACCTTCTCCTCACTAGATACAATAACATGAAATTACATGAAATTAATCGtgactctttttctctccttagTGAATCTGACTCTGGATATGAAGAGAGTGCCTCCTTTCTTCAAAGTACAAGACAACGACACTTCAATCCTCTGTCCTGATTCATCAAAGGTTCTGGGCACAGAAATGAGATTTCCTCATGCTTTATGTGATTATAAATTCTACTCAGGGAAGCACTACTGGGAGGTGAAGATGGGCAATATGTGGAGTGGTCATAAAGGAAAACAGTCGTGGTATGTGGGGGTGTGCACTGACACAGCAGAACAAATACACAGAGTCTCTATGACCCCACAGAACGGCTTCTGGGTTCTCCAGTATGAGAAAGTAACCGGACTCTTTGTCAACACAGAACCTCcaactaaagtgtgtgtgtcagaggaaaaTGAAATTCAGTACCTAGGGGTGTTTCTAGACTACGAcgaacacactctcaccttcTACAGAGCTGACCCTGACAGGAATATGTGTATCTGCTCTTTGTATTTGACATCAGGCAAACCACTGATTCCTTTGATTAGCCCAGGAGTTAGAGACAAGGAGCCCATTAAGTTAGTTCATGTAACAGATACATTTTCATGGCTGTTTAAACGCACTGGGGATGACAAAAAGGGGAACACACCCTCTCCGGAACCCAATGGGGAAGACTCAAACAAAAAGGAGAACACACCCTCTCCGGAACCCAATGGGGAAGACTCAGACAAAAAAAGGCAACACATCCTCtttggcagaggtggaaaactccagctccAGAGTAAAAGTCCACCCACTTATCTGTGCCAACCAGGGGGTccggatttgactgattagcttcgccgattagcaaggcacctcctcgtcgccattttccagaaatatatcatgtccggtgccatttctcctcatgctgattggtggctgttccactctcagctcatgcatgagcttagtgtgggcacgagctctccttctgtaccttacgtcaatgagtaacctggcacttaattggctaagtaaaacggcactggaaacaagccccttgaaacaccatgttgaagcctgaaaaaaatcgttcaattttggcaatttttgACAATTGAAAATTTGAAAATTCATTgacaattttcactagcctagcatttcTACAGAGCTGACCCTGACAGGAATATGTGTCTGTGCTCTTTGTATTTGACATCAGGCAAACCACTGATCCCTCTGATGAGACAAGGAGCCCATTAAGTTAGTTCATATAACAGATACATTTTCAAGGCTGTTTAAACGCACTGGAGATGACAAAAGTTAGAGACAAGGAGCCCATTCAGTTAGTAAATACAACAGATATAACAGGTACATTTTCGAGGCTGTTTAAATAGGCCGGGAGCCAGGTCCACTCCTCAGGATGTTTTTTGCTACATTTATTTCACTATTATTTACTATTATCTTATACCTTGGGCCATCACAAGTTGGTAATGACCACCCGAAACTCGGCCCCGTTTGGTCTCAGGAGCCAAAAaacaccctttttgggaaaagctttTGGCGGAATAACGTAATTGTGAATATTAAGGTACTGGAGCTACATAAatgtagcctgataaaccagcctaaatggattggatgtctaatttagtctggcctcgatcaatggatacaacggaacattgttggtgagcacaacccgttgtctttcaaaccgtgtctgtgcctataggccaacgctccctcaaaaccccaccccagagccctctgccccgcccgcgttggttcaaaacacatctctgcgttgtgattggtttagttgccatctgccagattcagggcagtgttttcaaaatgttcaatggaccgaggccagacccaaatgcaggcaaaacattttgccgtccagcagttggcgctggttttccaggctaacaTAAATGGTCATATACCCCTATAATTTAGCATGGTGTATCCTGACACATAGGGGAAACTAGCAAAAAAATATTCTGGGAATTGCTGCCTTTTTGCTGTCAAATATAACCCTCAACATAccccaaaagacaaaaagaaatatCTGTCCGCCTGACAATTGTCATCAAAAGTGATAATTTTCAAGTATACTTATCACTGCCTCAAATGTATATGAAAGACTCTTCCGCATgcacagcagacagcacagCCGCATTTGTCAATATCTGCCCAGCAAACCAAAGCCCTTGCTGACGGTCTCTACCTCCTTCACTGAATAATGATCCTCGATTACAAATCACCAAATGAAGCAGCACCAAAATACCTTAGATACACAGCCTATAATGTACTCAGAATGCCTCACTGAGTTTCTGTACATTGTTGATATGAACCTGCTCTGTTCAGCAACCTGTTTACACTCTGAACTAGCTTGTATTGGTTATGTCACATTATTTGAAATTGATTAGTGATTGAttaacataggctacagcattTGTGCTTTCTTTATGTTTACCCTCTGTCTATGAGATCTGCAAATTGTGTTTCACAtgtgaatcacagaaattgttatcatttaatttcatttgtattctttattttttgtgtgtgtctgtgttgtgttattTGTTTGCTTTGGCAACAACACTTCATTAGGCAATTTTCCACCAACAgcaagaagagagtctactctttctttTGGTAGTtttggtgtttacatagtcataaagctcactgtTCGGTGGATTTTGGAAAAcaagtcaaaatgctgtaacacatttggcagtatggagcgctctgcactgaaaatggctggcagccaatgagtgaTTAAGAAGACTGTGCCTCCTCTCAAAGTAAAAGCTAACACTTCAATCTTCTGTCCTGATCCACCGAAGATTTCTGACTCAGAGATGAGATTTCCTCATGCTTTAAGTGACAGAATCTTCAGGTCAGAGAAATACTACAAGGAGGTGAAAGTGGGTCCTAATGAACTTTTGGGTCACTTTTGTAGTAATTTGCAATGTAATCAGACGCGGACAGCAGCATGTCTTTAGCCTGTTGGCATATTTACTGAACTGCTTCCATgacaacacacagatacatatctACGGTGGGGGCGTGCAGAACAAGCACACAGAGTCTCTATGACCCCACAGAACGGCTTCTGGGTTCTCCAGTATGAGAAAGGAACTGGACTCTGTCAACACAGttcagccaggaatactcagagacataactgaagttaacaaagattttaatcaggatagaaattagcaacaatgagagtctttggcgtaggccccgtcctaggtccaggtcactgagtgtgcggaccctggcaaatcctgccggaacgagaagcaggggcgaagcctaccccctggacaactggacgaggaccaacctggtggtgattagggagggagggtgggaacatcgaaaatcggcacctgaaagcaacaaggcaggtgcctgggcagagtcattaataaagccaatgtagcctggtgattggtcgaaggtaatgaatgaatgacgtattaagtatacccggcagaactacgctgcagcTACGGAAGCGCTACATAACCTACATCTCCAGTACAACTCCAGCTCCATAGAGCTATTTCATGTCCTAGGCGTGTTTAGACTGTGATGAACACGCTCTCACCTTTTATAATGCTGAcaagaatgtgtgtctgtgtcgtaTGTTTGTGACACCAAATAAACCACTGATTCCTCTGATCAGCCCAGGAGTTAGAGACAAGGAGCCTGTTAAGTTAATGTATATGTTACAATCAGTGTGTGAAATACCCGTTGATATTCGGGGGGTCTCCATCTCCGAATTGTTGCGCAATACAGATCTAAATTTTCTCGACATACATGTAGTAGCGTAGCCAATGCAAAGTTGTTCATTAGCCTACTGCAGACGCAACAACAATTAGCTACCAATCTGACACATTTACAAGCAAACGTCTGAATGAATGTCATATCGTCACGCAATCGTGTGACATTATTTAACCATCCATCTAGTGAATACGATCCAAAAGATACATCATTGAGCAAATAGACACTCAAGGTGGAAAAAGACACCACGATGAATGCTACAGAAGGTCTACAACAAGCCACACAGCACCACGGCGGGTgcgcactctttctctctcacacacacacacgcaggcagttCTCCAACTTCAAGGCAGGCTAGACTGCTCCAGACCCCCCCCACATCCCCCTGTATTTCGCACTCTGGTTACAATATTCAGACAGACGTGCATCtccccaacacaacacagttaAGATGCTGAATGACATGAACACAGGGCCGTTTCAAGGCAGTGAGGATGCCTCAGGCTTAAAGGACCTGGAGGGCCCTACATCCAACCAAAAGGATAACTATCCATCAGGAACCACATCAGACACATCATTCCAGTCAAGAAATGCATTTTCAAGATACTTTTGAGTAAAAAGTGGACATGTAATACAAATACATAATGATATTAGAACGCAAATCCCCACCACCAACAGATATTTTAACATCACAATTCTTTTTCAACGCATCAACCAAATTGAATCCCCTCC
It includes:
- the LOC134092096 gene encoding butyrophilin subfamily 1 member A1-like yields the protein MLHMWMSLCLIPLTAVATTAGTPDPELFSVTGSEGPVSAPAGSSVTLPCGLSPSSSAVPMLVRWNRPNVFSTPVLLYENHQVQEEPADPRYRGRVSLVGDLQKGNVSLRLEKLTLEDRGEYVCHVGSDVWFDEISIRLIVTGGGQVNVTCESDGWSPEPTVTWRDREGTEIHQNYSNIHFLKDVVRRFSPQRKPTECNGHRAESGPYRKQEQAEASAAAMNLTLDMKRVPPFFKVQDNDTSILCPDSSKVLGTEMRFPHALCDYKFYSGKHYWEVKMGNMWSGHKGKQSWYVGVCTDTAEQIHRVSMTPQNGFWVLQYEKVTGLFVNTEPPTKVCVSEENEIQYLGVFLDYDEHTLTFYRADPDRNMCICSLYLTSGKPLIPLISPGVRDKEPIKLVHVTDTFSWLFKRTGDDKKGNTPSPEPNGEDSNKKENTPSPEPNGEDSDKKRQHILFGRGGKLQLQSKSPPTYLCQPGGPDLTD